TTCTTTCCCAGCATAGGACTTGGGCTCACGACCCCAATCTACTTCAGAAGCAAGCAAATCGATAGCCAAAGCCGAACCTTTGGAATGGAGCGGGAAACGGGACTCGAACCCGCGACCCTCAGCTTGGAAGGCTGACGCTCTAGCCAACTGAGCTATTCCCGCCTAATTCCGTGCGTAACCTGCCTGAATCGATTTGCAGTATAATGGTGGAGAGGGGAGGATTCGAACCTCCGAAGGCGTCGCCGACAGATTTACAGTCTGTTCCCTTTGGCCACTCGGGAACCTCTCCTTAAAAAACATACATTTGCCACTGGAGCTGGCGATGGGACTCGAACCCGCAACCTGCTGATTACAAGTCAGCTGCTCTTCCAGTTGAGCTACGCCAGCAACAGATATGCACCCCGTAAAAACAAGGCTGACCCGTTTATCACAGGCACCGCCGGCCTGTCAATCTTTTTTTAGATCTTTCGCCAGCCTTTTTAATGCTTCACCGGCTGCCTGCTGCTCCGCATTTTTTCGTGATTCACCCTGACCACGACCCAGCACCAGCCCCCGTCCATCCTTTACCGCAACCTGAAACCAAGGACAATGATCAGCCCCCTCTCGGGAAATTATTGCGTACACAGGCAACCGCCCTGATTTTTCCTGCATTATTTCCTGAAGCGCGGTCTTGCTGTCCACCTCGGTCTCAGTCAGACTGAGATCGACCAACCTTTGAACCAGGGATTCCAAAACTGCATTCCCGCCATCCAAATAAAGCGCGGCCAACAAAGCTTCAAAGACATCGGCCAGTAAAGATGGTCGACAACGCCCTCCCTGGCGTTCCTCACCCCGACCGAGACGCAGGAAATCACCCAAACAAAGCTCGTCAGCAAACTGGGCCAAGGCCTTGGCATTGACAATTCGAGCCCGAGTTCGGCTCAGCCCCCCTTCAGATTCCCCCTGGAAGCGCCGATAGAGAATTTCGCTGACCTTGAGCTCCAGCACCGCGTCTCCAAGAAAT
This Pseudomonadota bacterium DNA region includes the following protein-coding sequences:
- the rnc gene encoding ribonuclease III, whose product is MAGDSDHDQITGLESILGYVFQRPELLLQALTHRSYLNETRGEGCIHELDYERLEFLGDAVLELKVSEILYRRFQGESEGGLSRTRARIVNAKALAQFADELCLGDFLRLGRGEERQGGRCRPSLLADVFEALLAALYLDGGNAVLESLVQRLVDLSLTETEVDSKTALQEIMQEKSGRLPVYAIISREGADHCPWFQVAVKDGRGLVLGRGQGESRKNAEQQAAGEALKRLAKDLKKD